The following are from one region of the Myotis daubentonii chromosome 2, mMyoDau2.1, whole genome shotgun sequence genome:
- the LOC132226642 gene encoding LOW QUALITY PROTEIN: developmental pluripotency-associated protein 4-like (The sequence of the model RefSeq protein was modified relative to this genomic sequence to represent the inferred CDS: inserted 2 bases in 2 codons) produces the protein METKWKRSMKDDKASCPQKMAQANKRVRVHKKMPIPPLPIHLSPVNLIHQDAMRXWCQLLKLSTKSMKLETYNRLHEHAYPNQKDIPIAPEEARILTVKQRKLKMKKGEMTLDSLVXPEVTGPLEGGPIPEGDATALLEEIDNIFVTTSVPDAVFASWSRTSAMTGKTGDTETLVSPQEAYGYKWSVVHGQSLPAATGGWVQLQFCAGQAWIPEKQGQVYALFLLPACNFPPSYLENNMLCPKCIHRHKLLVRSLQ, from the exons ATGGAGACCAAATGGAAGAGATCTATGAAAGATGACAAAGCTTCCTGTCCACAAAAGATGGCACAAGCAAATAAAAGAGTAAGAGTTCACAAGAAGATGCCAATTCCTCCACTACCTATTCACTTGTCACCAGTTAACCTAATTCACCAAGATGCCATGA TTTGGTGCCAGCTATTAAAGCTAAGCACCAAAAGCATGAAATTGGAAACATATAACAGGCTGCATGAACATGCTTACCCTAATCAAAAGGATATTCCTATCGCACCAGAGGAGGCAAGGATACTGACagtaaaacaaaggaaattaaagatgaaaaagggggaaatgaCTCTGGACAGTTTGG TTCCTGAAGTGACTGGTCCCCTGGAGGGAGGGCCTATTCCTGAAGGGGACGCTACTGCTCTCCTTGAGGAAATAGACAATATTTTCGTGACAACATCCGTGCCAGATGCTGTTTTTGCCTCCTGGAGCAGAACTTCAGCCATGACTGGGAAGACTGGGGATACGGAGACCTTGGTGTCACCGCAGGAGGCCTATGGTTACAAGTGGTCTGTGGTCCATGGGCAAAGTctccctgcagccacaggggGTTGGGTTCAGCTACAGTTTTGTGCGGGGCAGGCCTGGATTCCTGAGAAACAGGGGCAAGTGTATGCACTCTTCTTGCTACCTGCCTGCAACTTTCCACCCTCATACCTGGAGAACAATATGTTGTGCCCCAAATGCATTCATAGGCATAAGTTATTAGTGAGAAGCCTCCAGTGA